One genomic segment of Manis pentadactyla isolate mManPen7 chromosome 1, mManPen7.hap1, whole genome shotgun sequence includes these proteins:
- the LOC118925509 gene encoding LOW QUALITY PROTEIN: vomeronasal type-1 receptor 90-like (The sequence of the model RefSeq protein was modified relative to this genomic sequence to represent the inferred CDS: deleted 1 base in 1 codon; substituted 1 base at 1 genomic stop codon) has translation MTATAPETEETTTVVIKIIFPTFLPSYLLSASFPVSIGGNNRPPSTIGVRNAFFSEVAIGISANTVLLLFHILTFLTEHRPKPTDPTIAHLARTHTVMLITVGYMATGIFGSPLLWNDFNCKSLIYLYKLMRGLSICTTCRLSVLQAVILSPRSSCLAKFKRKSSXSNLASFLCLWVYNMAISSRFLLSTVATPNVTSGHLLLVTESCSLWPQNYFLRQIFFTLVAFQDVTFLGLMALSSGYMVLLLWRHKRQSTLHSNSTKRSSKASPEKRAMQSILLLVGLFVAMYCVDCAVSSPRTVWYSEPVRLYVQILMANGYATISPLLLISTENRMITFFKSCWEGK, from the exons ATGACAGCTACAGCACCTGAGACTGAGGAGACAACGACAGTCGTGATCAAGATCATTTTCCCCACTTTTCTCCCCAGTTACTTACTATCCGCTTCTTTCCCTGTAAGTATAGGGGGAAACAACAGGCCTCCCAGTACTATTGGCGTAAGAAATGCCTTTTTCTCTGAAGTTGCTATTGGGATCTCGGCCAACACAGTCCTCCtccttttccacatcctcacgtTCCTCACCGAGCACAGGCCCAAGCCTACCGACCCAACCATCGCTCATCTGGCCAGGACCCACACAGTGATGCTCATCACTGTGGGTTACATGGCCACGGGCATTTTTGGGTCTCCCCTTCTCTGGAACGACTTCAACTGTAAGTCACTTATCTACTTGTATAAGCTGATGAGGGGCCTCTCCATTTGCACCACCTGCCGGCTGAGTGTGCTCCAGGCCGTCATCCTCAGCCCCAGAAGCTCCTGTCTGGCAAAGTTCAAACGTAAATCCTCATGATCTAACCTGGCTTCCTTTCTCTGCTTATGGGTCTACAATATGGCCATTAGCAGTCGCTTCTTACTCTCCACTGTTGCCACCCCTAATGTGACCTCGGGCCATCTTCTGCTT GTCACTGAATCCTGCTCTCTTTGGCCCCAAAACTACTTCCTCAGGCAGATATTTTTCACACTGGTGGCCTTCCAGGATGTCACCTTCCTGGGGCTCATGGCTCTTTCGAGTGGGTACATGGTGCTGCTCCTGTGGAGGCATAAGAGGCAGTCGACCTTGCATTCTAACAGCACCAAACGTTCTTCAAAAGCTTCCCCTGAAAAAAGGGCCATGCAGAGCATCCTGTTGCTGGTGGGGCTCTTTGTGGCCATGTACTGTGTGGACTGTGCCGTCTCCTCCCCCAGGACGGTATGGTACAGTGAGCCTGTCCGTCTGTATGTCCAGATTCTTATGGCCAATGGCTATGCCACCATCAGTCCTCTGCTGCTAATCAGTACCGAAAATCGAATGATCACTTTCTTTAAATCATGTTGGGAAGGAAAGTAA